One window of the Wolbachia endosymbiont of Encarsia formosa genome contains the following:
- a CDS encoding HK97 family phage prohead protease, translating into MNKKFLYSPLSIKSIEENGVFSGYASVFNIVDKQNDLILPGAFKNNLNKSQIKLLWQHNPSEPIGNITDICQNDIGLYITAHLLFGIQKSEEAYLMLKTGTINGLSIGYIPIEYDVDHESGARVLKQVELWEVSLVTFPANLSAQVINVKNHYNEQEMLARAIEKANSVLTNMCIST; encoded by the coding sequence ATGAATAAGAAATTTCTCTATTCACCATTGTCAATAAAAAGCATAGAAGAAAACGGAGTATTTTCTGGCTATGCGAGCGTTTTTAATATAGTTGATAAGCAAAATGATCTGATATTGCCTGGAGCATTTAAGAACAACTTAAATAAAAGTCAGATAAAACTTCTTTGGCAGCACAACCCAAGTGAGCCTATAGGTAATATTACAGATATTTGCCAAAATGATATTGGCCTATATATAACTGCACATTTGCTTTTTGGTATTCAAAAATCAGAGGAAGCATATTTAATGCTAAAAACTGGAACTATTAACGGGCTTTCGATTGGCTATATACCAATAGAGTATGATGTTGATCATGAAAGCGGAGCTCGAGTGTTAAAACAAGTGGAGCTATGGGAAGTTAGTTTAGTCACTTTTCCTGCAAATTTGTCAGCTCAGGTAATCAATGTGAAGAATCATTACAATGAACAAGAAATGTTAGCAAGAGCAATAGAAAAAGCAAATTCTGTGCTTACAAACATGTGTATTTCTACTTAA